In Lactuca sativa cultivar Salinas chromosome 5, Lsat_Salinas_v11, whole genome shotgun sequence, the DNA window ATATTAGCTTGTTTTTGCCAAACAGGACTTAAGTTTTCAACAATTCACTGTATTTCCTAATTGACACCAGATTCTGAATCAAGAATTTATACAAATTCAAACCATGTATTTTTCAAATACAACAGTGTTGTTATCTTAACAGAAAACGAGAAATGAAAATTCAAAACCCTTTCCAGAAAAAACACACACAaaggataaaaaaaaaattcaaatgggTACCCTCACAAAGCATCACGAGCAGCAATCCTACAAGTTATTGCATCTCCAATTGTTGATATTCCCAGTTCTACCCCCGTTATTTTGTATTGCtgatgaaaaaaaatatttagcattaacaaaaagaaataaaagaaaaatcaatTATCAAATTTAAACCTTTAGTATTTGAGATTTGTTTGCTCTTCCTTCCAACTCTTCTAAATCAATTTCCTTTCCTTTGATAAGCGTCTTCATTGCATTCAACTACACAAACAAACAATAACTTACTCCTTATTGCAAACTCTACTACATCaacatttattattaataaaaaaaaataaaaaaaagagaaaattcaTTACATGATCAATCTCACCTCTTCTTCAGAAGCATTAAATCGAGCAGCAAGAATATATGTGGTGCTATCAGAGATACCACAACGTTTTAATGATTCAGAAATCTGTTAAAAAAAAGCACATTTGTGAGAATAAAGCTTCATAAACAATAAACACAAGATGATATTGTGAAAGATTGTTgttacattacatgtttagatcCTGAGTAATTATAAACAAGCTCAGAATGAAGAGTCCGAGTTGTCAATGAATCCCTTGATTTGGATACAAGTGTTTTATGAGCAGCTGCTAAAACCGGGAAAATATCTGGAATCTAAACATTGTTTCATGGAAACTCGTATTAGATAAGGAATAATAGATCTGTGTTTATTACACAACAGgagggcattcacgtcttttcAACAAATGGGGAGGCTAGTTAAAGCATGCCTACCAAAGATGCATTGAGAAGGGCTATTTCAGGCTCTAGTGTTCCAGCTTGCATCAGCTCCAAAAGTTCCCTTAATGATTTGTGTAAGAATAATTTGTAGGTAAAGAATGGCAGACACGTGTAAATTTAGGGAAATAGAGAAATGGAGAGAGGAGTACTTGGAATTAGCGACCTCTGTGAAGAGAGCAACAGACAGAGTTGTTCCAGAAATGTCGTAGTGCTTCATTTCTGCAAATGAAATTCAAACAATGATCATTTTAACTTTTTGTACTATTTTTTGTTAAATGGAATATTCTTGTTTGATAAAGTATTTGAATCAACTtactgaataattataaaaattacaGAACATCGTAACAATCAAAATTAATACTCTATGATTTCTTGTCAACCAAAAATACATTTAAATCCTAACTTATTTTAGACAAAATCCCTCACTAAATCACACTTCATATCAGCtattacatatataatactataaACAGCCATATCCATTTTGCATTTGAAATGTACTAAGTGTATGCAAACCACATCAAATTCACATATAGAGTTTATTGCTGCACAAATCAATTCAAGACAAATATATACGCGTTCAAACACTGTAGATTTCTTGACTCAATATCTCCCGAGACTTCAATATGAACCAGAGATTATAGACTAGGAAAAAAAATGGATAAACCGGAAAAAATTGCAGTGGCGCCGATGACGGAGGTTCTAATAAGTTAAAAAACCAAATTGATAGCAGATTCGCTGAGAGATTTACCGGAGGTATCGCCGATGGAGAGAGGAGGGAAAGTATACGGCGGCGCTGGAAAAGGTGACGACAGCTGCGCTGGAGAAGGGGGTAACGGGGACGTTGGCGAAGGTAGGAGATGATAGTGGAGTCACGATGTGTGTTTGCAGAAGAGAGGAGAACAGCGCTCTGTTTAGGGCAAAGTGGCAATGTGGTCTATTTTTCTAATttctttggattttttttttttaaagaacaagggataatgacttaaaagggtaatatattttttaatttgtatatatttggtcactgagttttttttcgtccatatttaccccttcaacctgttgaactgtacacattcagtccttatgaccgactactccaggttagccaagaaaaatgatttaatagggtaatatattttttattttgtacacatttagtctttaatatttttatacacatttagtccttaatatttttttgtttcaaaataagtaattttttttgtacacattcaatacttatgaatgttttctttaggtttttcttaCGATATCTTACGTAGGATAATCATTGATGAAGtgtgtgaggttgttgatgtttatgtgtcATGTCTCGTTTTCAcgaccaaaaaatttcatttttaaataagacaaaactccctaattataaatccattattaagaaaaaaaaacgtttattcaaaaatacatttaccgaaaatcagagtaatataagaaaTACGTAATCCTCAAtattgttgatgagtgtgtacagttaTGCATTCGCCTTCCCACGACCAACGATAGAACTTGAAAATATAAACAATTGgttaagcacaaagtttagtgagtttcccccaaaatacccaacaCAACAAACATATTATCATGCGTAACGGACCCACACTCATCAGATTGCTATACCTtgcccaatcagtcatcggactgaaATGCCAACATGCAACAGGTCCAATCAGTCATTAGACTGTAATACCTAGGGTTTGTTGGCATGACGCCTTAATCCAACCGCTCTTCTCGAGTCTTCGTACCTACAACTCATAGCCGACCAGCACCAGGTATCTTAGCCTACAACATATAGCAGGACCACCTGAAACTATCCCACCACCATATGACTATCCCAtataagatgtcgtgagaaaaacctaaggaaatcattcataagtactgaatgaatacaaaaacaaaaatgacttattttgcaacaaaaaaatattaaggactaaatgtgtacaaaaatattaatgactaaatgtgtacaaagtgacaAATATATTactctattaagtcatttttaccggctaacctggagtagccggtcataaggactaaatgtgtatagtttaacaagttgaaggggtaaatgtggacgaaaaaaaaactcagtgactaaatgtgtacaaatcgaaaaatatattacccttttaagtcattatccctaagaATAAACTTACCCATTCAAGCCTATTTCACATTTGTCATTTAGTCTCTTATGTTATTTTTTGTGCCTTTTAAGAGaacaaaatttgttttgtcagatcGATTTGGTCCTTTTTAAAGAACAGAAGGGGTCAGCCGATGACTTCCTCATCTAAAACGATGACCAGTTCACCAATTAACCAGTCTTTGTAACGGCTTCATTGAGAAaatttccttccttccttctttttctaagtttcttcttctttatctctttcttttttcttcttttgcTGCATCCGAATAAGAAAATTATGGTGAGGTGTGATTGTGGAAGCATGACAATCATAAGGACTTCCACCACTAAGCAAAATCCCAGTAGAGAATACCATGCTTGCCCGAATATGGTACTCCATTCTCAAGAAACATTTGAGTTTTTTCAATTCTAACCTAACTTTGCTAATTGATGATTGAAATCTGCAAGGACCTAATAGTGGGTTTCTTTTGTGGGTTGATGAGGCTAAAAATTATGTGCATACTGTTGAGGTCCAAAATTAAAGCTTGAGGGAAGTGGTAATACAAAATCGGAGCCTGAAGATCTGCTTGAAGGAGTTGGTAAGCCAAAATTGGAAGTTGAAGGTTTGATTATTGTTCAGTTGGGTTTTGTTTTTTGGCATAATGGTTTACAAGCTATAATTTGATGAATGTTAGAACTGAATTTGTTATGGATTTTTTGGTTTTTGGCAAATCGGAAGTGATAAGTTCATGCAGTTAACAACTGCATGAATGGAGCAACACTTTTATATATATTACCGATTTCTTTGTCAACTTTGTCGCAAAGAATAGGTGAGAAATCCATCTTCTTACTTGGAAAATGAGAATTGATGGATTCTTCTATCTTAGAAACTTGATCATTTTTTCATGTGTCTCCAAATCAATATCCTTAATAGATCCATTGCACTTGATAACTCACCGTGTTCACTGTCCATAACTCTATGGATGCTTATGATTCCTTGAATCATTTTGTGATTTTGACATATGCATTCTCAATTTGACTATGGAATGGCAGAATGTTGCGTGATTTTGACTTTTACATTCTCAGTTTTGACTGAAACCGACTACAAAAGGTAGAGGGCCTAAAAAGATAAGTCACTAATAAGTTTGCTCCCTTTAAAAGGCACGAAAATAACATAAGGGATTGAATGGGCAAATATGGAATGCATTGTAGGGCTACAGTGTCATTTTCCCTAATGGAATATCAAGTTAATGGAATGGATTGTTATCATTCTTTTGTCATATTTGGTGTTGATCAGAAGTAATAGAATATCAAGTAATGAAATGGATTGTTATCATTTTATTGAAAGGTTCTAAAAAGCTTGCAATTGCTTCATCACAGTGCGTCATGGCTCTAATACTTGTACTTGACGTCACGTTTTAACAAAATGTCGCATTaagtcatatatgtatataaatatgaataatagtacaaaaatatatattgaattattaaattaatacaaaattatCGTCTTGAGTCACGTCTTACAAATGACGTGGTTCGCAATAACTTGTAAAATCTTGAGGCTTAATATTGTCGTCAAATCACATGTAACGTTATTTAGAACATTGTTCTATTGTCATATTTTGTTACTCTATTGAAATTAAATGAATCATTAATTCATCTTATTTGATAGGTATGAAAAAATAGGTGAATATGATGAAAAGTTTCCAATGACAAAAATGCCCCTCATAACCACAAAATAtgtatataaatttataatattgGCAATGCTACCAGCGAAaattatattttctataatagaaTATAGATGTTCAATAAATGAATACCTACAAGTAACATATCAAAGTAAAAAACATATATAAAGATGAAATTTTTTGTATTAATATCCAAGTTGTGTATCAAACTACGCTCCTATTCTTGACACAAAATCACACACTCTACTCCTATTGTCTAAAGTTTCAACATGTAATAAAAAATCCCCAAACTATACTCCTAATGTTATATCAAAAGGAAAATAAGTCTTACATTTAATGAGAAGAAAGGAACAGATCAAAAGAATGAATTGTTATGTGTATTGCATCCTTTATACATACTATTTAATAAGCCATTGGAAGCAAAGTTTGTACCAACGAAAAATAGTAAACTAGATGGATTTGTAGAAAATATGTCTTATTATAAACTTATGATATGTgggaaaagtaaaaaaaaatgtgtaacatcccaaaaaccatgataaaaattttcaattttataaaGCATTTTCACAAAAACCACAAGATAGTCAAGTATTGTATTCAAGTCAAATTCATAGAATCTGAGTAACAAATAGTCTCTCAAATATAAATTTgtaggaggatgtgtacgatcacgtctTTGTCTTGCCCTGATCAACTAATGTAACTGAAAACATTGAAATCAACAATTGTAAGTCAAAGCTtggtgagtttccccaaaataccccacatagcaatatatatatatatatatatatatatatatatatatatatatacacacacacacacacatacacacacatacacacacaatgcATGCACATCGGGCCCACAACATAAGACTAGAAAACACCATGAGGCCACATGGTTCCATATTTGTTGGGCAAAAGAACAGGTAGTAAGTAAATGATATGTAGTTTCTTCAGCAACACCACATAATACACCCCGATCTAAAGAAACACACACACCCCTCTTATAAAGGCTACCGTAGTTGGAATTTTATTCAGCACAACTCTCCaaccaaaaaaataaattttgtcgGGGCTCATGTATTCCAATAATGTGTATTGTCATTTGGTTGGAATATCTAACTGGGATATAAGCAAATACATAGAATTATAATACACGAAAATATAATGTTATACACTAATACAAACAACAATGAAAATCATGAAATGATCATGCAAAACATAAAGATATCATTAATACTATAAGTTTTTATGTAGACAACCATTAAAAAAAGAAGTAGGTCAAATTTAACTTTCAAAGTCGAAATCACCACTTTTCAAAACTTATAGAGAAAACACAAAAAATAGTTATgctttcataatttttatttatttaaccaCTTAACCAATTTTTGTAACTGTTTAaatctttataatttttttatcgtTTTAGAAACCCATATTTCCTCACTACTCGaggaagtattatatatatatatatatatatatatatatatatatatatatatatatatatatatatatatatatatgtgtgtgtgtgtgtgtgtgtggcatGCTCTTCAAGGGGTTTGGATGCTTGATGATGTAACTGCTTTGCGAGCTTTCATGAGAACACAATCATAGATGAACCGTTAGAGGATGACCGGGTGTTCTCCTAGGACGtcgctccgacgatcaagttagtaTAGGGTGAGAGAGAAATCTTAGGGTAATCTTCGTGAGAAAGAAGATGGATCCCTCCATTGAGACGAAAGAGATCCTTTTATACCTGATACTAATGGATCGTGGGGATTGTCTCTCGTGAGCGTGATACGTGGTCTCTCCTTACTGGGAGAGCTAATCACGCTAACTAACTGCCTGGTGACGTCAGTTATGGGCGTCACCTGGGCTATTTGTAGCTTTCTCTTTGGTTGTGGGTGAATGTGAAACGACCaaaaaaaatacgacccaaaaatttcgtttttaataccatcaaaactataatcagagtatcatataaataaaccatgcgtgatatgtcccaaaagataacaaagtactgtgcggaaaatgtaacatgctatatccaaaacaacaactagatcaaatccaaactaaagctgaaacggtggtgtgtgcgatgccgtcatccagagctcttccctttgcttgcggaagtacctgaaaccaaaactgaaactgtaagcacgaagcttagtgagctcccccaacttaccacataccatacaacaacatataaacacatattgggccttgcccactgcatcgggtcgggacccggaaaactgcatcggaccgaagtccggaactgactgggaccttgtcccctgcatcggaccgaagtccggaaccgactgcatcggaccgaagtccggaactaactgggaccatgtcccctgcatcggaccgaggtccgggactgactgcacatagcatagcatatcataacaatttatactgcatactgcatcgggccgtggcccggaacataaacacatacacatagcacataaaacatgtctgaaccacgaaggcatcaaacatactaactactacatcggaccgaagtccggaaactactattaactggacgggccggcattgtggccttagacccgcccctacgggaaggaaactcacctcgtaagctagcggatgagagtgcggctcggaaagctaacggctgctgctcctgaatctcctcggctacaaatccataacacactcaatcaatcactagcactacactcagggtaaaatgactcttttacccttggtcaaagttgacttactcagggctgactcgccgagtcgggatacccgactcgccgagtcctagactctccgttcaactcttacctgctgttactcgtcgagtgtggcatcgactcgacgagtaccctctggatccaagaactcagatgatcttcatccgactcgccgagtcagatgaacagactcgacgagttgttcttaatcctcaaggagattgccttggactcgccgagttgtatgaacaaactcgccgagtccctccattactgagtctactcttaactcgctgagtccactccctaactcacctcgtacactcgacactgaagaaactgaagaactcgggactcgcgacctgactcgtcgagtcgttcctccgactcgccgagtcgccgccatgcaacat includes these proteins:
- the LOC111877696 gene encoding uncharacterized protein LOC111877696 — translated: MKHYDISGTTLSVALFTEVANSKELLELMQAGTLEPEIALLNASLIPDIFPVLAAAHKTLVSKSRDSLTTRTLHSELVYNYSGSKHISESLKRCGISDSTTYILAARFNASEEELNAMKTLIKGKEIDLEELEGRANKSQILKQYKITGVELGISTIGDAITCRIAARDAL